Proteins encoded by one window of Sulfurospirillum tamanense:
- the rfbB gene encoding dTDP-glucose 4,6-dehydratase produces the protein MKHLLLTGTAGFIGSNFVPYFLDAHPDTKLISLDALTYAGTLDNLQEVATHPRHVFVEGNITSRSLVQHLFETYPIEGVIHFAAESHVDNSIKNPGVFIETNVNGTFTLLDVAYKNWMEKPFTCKAGLEHARFHHISTDEVYGTLGETGLFTETTPYAPNSPYSASKAASDMIVRSYHHTYGLNTVITNCSNNYGPKQHDEKLIPTIIRNALQGSPIPIYGDGKNVRDWLYVLDHCKGIDLAFHKGKAGETYNIGGRNERTNLQIVHAICEILDNIHPSQRSYKELITFVEDRAGHDRRYAIDATKIETELGWRADEDFESGIVKTVAWYLKRLA, from the coding sequence ATGAAACACCTTTTACTCACTGGCACCGCTGGCTTCATTGGCTCCAACTTCGTGCCCTACTTCCTAGACGCCCATCCAGACACCAAACTCATCAGTCTCGATGCCCTTACCTATGCTGGCACTCTGGATAACCTCCAAGAAGTTGCCACTCACCCCCGCCATGTGTTTGTGGAAGGCAACATCACTTCACGCTCTTTAGTACAACATCTTTTTGAAACCTACCCCATCGAAGGTGTCATCCACTTTGCCGCTGAGTCTCATGTGGACAACTCCATCAAAAACCCTGGCGTGTTCATCGAAACCAATGTCAATGGCACCTTTACCCTGCTGGATGTGGCCTATAAAAACTGGATGGAAAAACCCTTTACATGTAAAGCGGGATTGGAGCACGCTAGGTTTCACCACATCAGCACCGATGAAGTGTATGGAACCCTAGGTGAAACAGGACTCTTTACTGAAACCACCCCTTATGCGCCAAATTCTCCTTATAGCGCCAGCAAAGCCGCAAGCGATATGATTGTGCGCAGTTACCACCACACCTATGGGCTCAACACGGTCATCACCAATTGTTCCAACAACTATGGCCCCAAACAGCACGATGAAAAGCTCATCCCCACCATTATCCGCAATGCCTTGCAAGGCAGCCCTATCCCCATTTACGGAGATGGTAAAAACGTCAGAGATTGGCTGTATGTGCTCGACCACTGCAAGGGCATTGATTTGGCTTTTCACAAAGGCAAAGCGGGAGAAACCTATAATATTGGCGGAAGAAACGAAAGGACGAACCTGCAAATCGTCCATGCTATCTGTGAGATTCTAGACAACATACACCCAAGCCAAAGAAGCTACAAAGAGCTCATTACTTTCGTAGAAGACCGCGCAGGACATGACAGACGCTATGCCATTGACGCCACTAAAATCGAAACTGAACTTGGCTGGAGAGCCGATGAAGACTTCGAGAGTGGGATTGTGAAGACGGTAGCGTGGTATTTAAAGAGGCTTGCTTGA